In Desulfofustis limnaeus, the genomic stretch ACGACGGCTGCGCTTATTTTCTTCGCTGTTGAATTATTATCTGCAGGCGGCTACCATGGTTGGCAAGAGGGCCGTGAACGAGCAGGCCCGGAAAGCATCCGGCGTCATGCTCCCCGTGGCCCCGACTGTCCCCTGAGGTCCCACCTGCCATGGCCATTCACCAGCGAAACGACATCGGCGCCGTTGTCAATGCCATCGACCGTCAGCACCCCAAACAGGTCTATCTCTGCTGCGGTGAGCGGTATCTCTGCCAGCAGACGGCCGGCCAGATCGAGGAGTCCTTCAAGCGCAACGGCGGGGGGACGGTTCACTCGGTTGACGGGTCGACGGAGGACCCGGGCCGACTCCTGACCCGCTTGCAAAGCCTCAGCTTGCTGCCCGGCTGGCAAATCTATCGGGTCAGCGACACCAGACTTTTTCTGTCCCGGGCAAGCCTCGGAGATCTCTGGGAAAAGGCTTGTCAAGCCCACCGGGACAAGAAGAATGAGGCAGCCGCTCGTTATCTCTCGCACCTGTTGAGCCTGACCGCCATCGACCGGGGCGAGCCCGCCGTTTTCGGGAACCTATCCCCGGACCAGTGGCAGACTGTTTTTGGTTTCCCCCACCCCGGCGGATCGCTGGTTTGGGCCGACGAGTTGCTTGCCAACTCGGTGACCACAACCGCTCCTGCCGCCGAAGATGATGGAGAACGACTGATCGCCCTGATCGAAAAAGGGCTTCCCGGAAGAAATGTGCTGCTGCTGCTCGCCGACACCGTGGACAAGCGGAAGCGGCTGTTTACTGCCATCAAAACCCATGGAGAGATCATCGATTGTTCGGTGCTCGAGGGCTCATCAAAAGCTGCCGTGGACGGACAGAAAACGGTCGTCCGCGAATTGGCCCTGGCCACCTTGCAGGAGTTCGGCAAAACGATCTCACCAAAAGTTCTTGAGCAGCTCTTCGAACGAATCGGTTGTCACCCCATCGCGGTGGTCCGGGAAACCGAGAAACTGGCGCTCTATGCCGACGAACGGCAGGAGATCTCTGCCGAGGACTTGGATCTATTGGTCGGCCAGACCAGGGAGGAAGCGATCTTTGCGCTGACCGAAGCCCTTTCAGCTCGGGACCGAGCCAAATCGTTGAACGTGTTGCACCATCTTCTTCGCAACAATGTCCATCCGTTGGCCATCTTTGCCGCGTTGCGCAATTTCTTGCGCCGTCTGCTGATTTTCCGCTCCCTGCAGATGCAAGCGCAGCCACGTTGGTACCGGGGAATGAGTGCTGCCGTCTTCCAAAACGAATACCTGCCAGCCCTGAAGGAG encodes the following:
- the holA gene encoding DNA polymerase III subunit delta, yielding MAIHQRNDIGAVVNAIDRQHPKQVYLCCGERYLCQQTAGQIEESFKRNGGGTVHSVDGSTEDPGRLLTRLQSLSLLPGWQIYRVSDTRLFLSRASLGDLWEKACQAHRDKKNEAAARYLSHLLSLTAIDRGEPAVFGNLSPDQWQTVFGFPHPGGSLVWADELLANSVTTTAPAAEDDGERLIALIEKGLPGRNVLLLLADTVDKRKRLFTAIKTHGEIIDCSVLEGSSKAAVDGQKTVVRELALATLQEFGKTISPKVLEQLFERIGCHPIAVVRETEKLALYADERQEISAEDLDLLVGQTREEAIFALTEALSARDRAKSLNVLHHLLRNNVHPLAIFAALRNFLRRLLIFRSLQMQAQPRWYRGMSAAVFQNEYLPALKEIGQWPELLKGHPYALFMSFSRAAQWPAVALQQGLAELAEAEFRLKGSSLPPAIVLESLLVTLMSPEKSPAGVA